In Paraflavitalea devenefica, the following are encoded in one genomic region:
- a CDS encoding DinB family protein, giving the protein MKTMQSSQLLDKLETDTRQIILTLHYLLQEDPGVLLQQPAPGKWSVAQVTEHLNSYGRYYLPLIKQALDNSTYKANASFTPGWLGNYFTQSMLPREDGRITHKMQAPKNHRPSPDVDSFAVLNEFMEQEKLLLALLDKARNTDLNKLSIPISIAQFITLKLGDTFRFLIAHHQRHFVQINNTLAIVKKEHGYTFPKASFSFDAGF; this is encoded by the coding sequence ATGAAAACGATGCAAAGCAGCCAGTTGCTGGATAAGCTGGAAACAGATACCAGGCAGATTATTCTCACATTACATTACCTGCTACAGGAAGATCCCGGCGTGTTGTTGCAGCAGCCTGCTCCCGGAAAATGGAGTGTGGCACAGGTAACAGAACACCTGAACTCATACGGACGTTATTACCTGCCGCTGATAAAGCAGGCGCTGGACAATAGTACTTATAAGGCCAATGCTTCTTTCACCCCGGGATGGCTGGGTAATTATTTTACCCAATCCATGCTGCCCAGGGAAGATGGCCGTATTACCCATAAGATGCAGGCGCCTAAAAATCATCGCCCCTCTCCGGATGTAGACAGCTTTGCGGTACTGAATGAGTTTATGGAACAGGAAAAATTATTACTGGCGTTACTGGACAAAGCACGCAATACCGACCTCAATAAGCTAAGTATCCCTATTTCCATTGCCCAATTCATTACCCTGAAACTGGGCGATACTTTCCGCTTCCTGATCGCACACCACCAACGGCATTTTGTACAGATCAATAATACACTGGCCATTGTAAAAAAGGAACATGGCTATACTTTCCCCAAGGCCAGCTTTAGTTTTGACGCAGGTTTTTAG
- the rimM gene encoding ribosome maturation factor RimM (Essential for efficient processing of 16S rRNA), whose translation MTNYISIGKLVATFGVGGELVLRHELGKKTALKGLETLFLEDKKEEMLPYFIEAARVKSDQEIYIKLENVHSKEAAQKLVQKQVWLEEEAFHQHAGKSAPISLLGFHIIDNGNDIGEILEVIEQPHQVLCRIDLDGKEALIPIHQDTLQKIDKKKKQIQVELPDGLLDIFR comes from the coding sequence ATGACCAACTACATCAGCATCGGAAAACTGGTAGCCACCTTTGGCGTAGGAGGCGAATTGGTATTGCGCCATGAGCTCGGTAAAAAAACAGCCCTTAAAGGCCTGGAAACCCTTTTCCTGGAAGATAAAAAGGAAGAGATGCTGCCTTACTTCATAGAGGCAGCCCGCGTAAAAAGCGACCAGGAGATCTATATCAAGCTCGAGAACGTCCATAGCAAAGAAGCGGCGCAGAAACTCGTACAAAAGCAGGTATGGCTCGAAGAAGAAGCTTTTCACCAGCATGCCGGGAAATCGGCCCCCATCTCCCTGCTGGGCTTTCACATCATAGACAACGGAAATGACATTGGTGAAATACTCGAAGTTATAGAACAGCCCCACCAGGTGCTTTGCCGCATAGACCTCGATGGCAAAGAAGCCCTCATCCCCATCCACCAGGATACTTTACAGAAAATAGACAAAAAGAAAAAACAAATACAAGTGGAGCTCCCCGACGGCCTCCTCGACATCTTCCGGTAA
- a CDS encoding metal-dependent hydrolase family protein, whose product MRKSLAVILSSVEGLSKPFLFLLILCIPFSLLAQRTILHCGKLIDVSKGQVLTQYSIIIEGNKITDVQAGYTKAAGTDKVIDLKEKTVMPGLIDCHVHLEDETNPNQYIQKFTFNQADYAYQSVVFAERTLNIGFTTVRDLGGTGVNISLRNAINKKYIKGPRILTAGKSIATTGGHADPTNGYRKDLMGDPGPAAGVANGPAECMQAVRQRYKDGADLIKITASGGVLSVAKSGENPQFTEEEIKAIVSTAKDYGFRVAAHCHGAEAMKRAVKAGVNSIEHGTYMDDEVMQLMKQHGTYYVPTITAGKAVGDSAKKPGYYPDLVTPKALAIGPKIQSTFGKAYKAGVKIAFGTDAGVYMHGKNWLEFVYMYEAGMPVMEAIQSATVAAADLLGMSDAIGSIEKGKLADIVAVEGDPTKDVQAMGKMRFVMKDGIVYKNE is encoded by the coding sequence ATGAGAAAATCCTTAGCTGTCATCCTGAGCTCCGTCGAAGGATTGTCAAAGCCTTTTCTATTCCTGCTGATCCTATGCATCCCCTTCAGTCTCCTGGCACAACGTACCATCCTGCACTGTGGTAAACTCATAGATGTGTCCAAAGGACAGGTGCTTACACAATACTCCATCATCATTGAAGGCAATAAAATTACGGATGTACAGGCCGGCTATACCAAAGCGGCCGGTACCGACAAAGTGATTGACCTTAAAGAAAAGACCGTCATGCCTGGTTTAATTGATTGTCATGTACACCTCGAAGATGAGACCAATCCCAACCAGTACATTCAGAAATTCACCTTTAACCAGGCCGACTATGCCTACCAGTCAGTAGTGTTTGCCGAGCGTACCCTCAATATTGGTTTTACGACTGTGCGCGACCTGGGTGGTACCGGTGTCAATATCTCCCTGCGCAATGCCATCAATAAAAAATACATCAAAGGTCCCCGCATCCTCACTGCCGGCAAATCTATTGCTACTACAGGCGGCCATGCCGATCCTACCAATGGTTACCGCAAAGACCTCATGGGTGATCCCGGCCCTGCTGCCGGCGTAGCCAATGGCCCTGCAGAATGTATGCAGGCTGTGCGTCAGCGATATAAAGATGGTGCTGATCTTATTAAGATCACTGCTTCCGGTGGCGTACTGAGCGTAGCAAAGAGTGGGGAGAATCCGCAGTTTACGGAAGAAGAAATAAAAGCCATTGTTTCCACCGCCAAAGACTATGGTTTCCGGGTGGCGGCGCATTGTCATGGGGCAGAAGCCATGAAGCGGGCGGTAAAAGCCGGTGTGAACAGCATTGAGCATGGCACCTATATGGACGATGAGGTCATGCAGCTCATGAAGCAGCACGGTACTTACTACGTGCCCACCATTACAGCCGGAAAAGCGGTGGGTGACTCTGCCAAAAAGCCCGGCTACTATCCCGATCTCGTCACGCCCAAGGCGCTGGCTATCGGGCCTAAAATACAATCCACCTTTGGCAAAGCTTACAAGGCGGGTGTAAAGATTGCCTTTGGCACCGATGCAGGGGTATATATGCATGGTAAGAACTGGCTGGAATTTGTGTACATGTACGAGGCCGGAATGCCGGTCATGGAAGCCATTCAGTCAGCTACCGTGGCGGCCGCCGACCTGCTGGGCATGAGTGATGCGATAGGCAGTATAGAAAAAGGTAAACTGGCCGATATCGTCGCCGTAGAAGGCGATCCCACCAAAGACGTCCAGGCCATGGGGAAGATGAGGTTTGTGATGAAGGACGGAATCGTCTATAAGAATGAATAA
- a CDS encoding peroxiredoxin has product MSLRLGDIAPNFQAKTTAGDIDFYEYLGDGWGILFSHPADYTPVCTTELGKTALLQGEFEKRNVKVLAVSVDPLDKHLGWVKDINETQNCTVGFPIIADDDRKVATLYDMIHPNASETFTVRSLFVIGPDKKVKLTLTYPASTGRNFHEVLRVIESLQLTSGYSVATPADWKHGEDVIVVPAVSTEDAIKKFPKGVQVIKPYLRYTPQPNLDK; this is encoded by the coding sequence ATGAGCTTAAGATTAGGAGACATCGCGCCGAATTTCCAGGCCAAAACGACTGCTGGCGATATCGACTTCTACGAGTACCTCGGCGATGGCTGGGGCATCCTGTTTTCACACCCCGCCGACTATACCCCTGTTTGTACTACAGAACTCGGTAAAACTGCTTTGCTGCAGGGCGAATTTGAAAAACGCAATGTAAAAGTACTGGCTGTAAGTGTTGATCCGCTGGACAAACACCTTGGCTGGGTAAAGGATATAAACGAAACACAAAACTGTACTGTTGGTTTTCCCATCATTGCTGATGACGACCGCAAGGTGGCTACTCTGTACGACATGATCCACCCCAACGCTTCGGAAACTTTCACTGTTCGTTCACTCTTCGTGATCGGACCCGATAAGAAAGTGAAGCTGACGCTCACTTACCCTGCTTCTACCGGAAGGAACTTCCATGAAGTATTGCGCGTGATCGAGTCTCTGCAATTGACCTCCGGTTACAGTGTAGCTACGCCTGCCGATTGGAAACATGGTGAAGATGTGATCGTGGTACCTGCCGTTTCTACCGAAGATGCGATCAAGAAGTTCCCCAAAGGTGTACAGGTAATAAAACCTTACCTCCGTTATACACCCCAACCGAACCTCGACAAATAG
- a CDS encoding outer membrane beta-barrel family protein, which yields MKQTARRIALLITCFTLVIMVHAQVIKDTVTDSVKIKTDSLKAVTITASKPFIKQKVDKTIVTVAGSPLAAGGNAWEVLVRAPGIVEQGNNLQLKGKTVTVLMDGRYTNMSGEDLKNMLNAMPANRIERIELMPNPSARYDAQGGSIINIIMAKNTKLGVNGSATLGGRAGKYGSWNTGLSLNYRSKKVNVYGSYDYLNNQQFNESSFNRFINNGKHIADNVYGTDQRSSHSIKAGLDYDLNKRNSFGILIKGLINNIDKTSGTRSMADYTDVDNDSLSMVVANGKARYIIPSVNLYYKAILDTAGKEVRFNADYFSYNKKWNDHFTTRYFDPRGAEYDAKLLRADAPATNDIKSFSIDYKQPIKKGSLEVGTKISQATTDNDAVWEQGRNGTWAKDFGKTNHFIYKENVYAAYVNVNKEFKKISLMMGVRAEQTHTEGTSVTSQQTNKNKYLNFFPNMAIQYNAAKDHLFAFSYRQSIERYKYDIVNPFIVYKSQYSYYQGNPYLNPGIQHNFELSYVYNNELFTTLTYSRFEDVLTNIYRKDSTSPAVINTWDNLSSADYMEAAVSHSKSLFNNKWMTNNTVAVSYAKFNAPAGSDLNNAKVTTILSSDNTILLPKGYKVQVSAVYFSPMALGVVSYKSRFNMNLGMSKTVLENKGTIALSVSDLFNTYNSTFTVASFGIQSTNYVKPETRFVKLTFTYRFGNKNVKANANRKTSIENESRRMQ from the coding sequence ATGAAACAGACAGCCCGGAGGATCGCACTCCTTATCACTTGCTTCACCCTTGTAATCATGGTGCATGCCCAGGTTATTAAAGACACTGTAACCGATAGCGTAAAGATAAAAACCGATAGCCTGAAAGCAGTAACCATTACCGCATCAAAACCTTTCATCAAACAGAAAGTAGACAAAACCATTGTAACCGTCGCCGGCAGCCCCCTCGCGGCAGGAGGAAATGCCTGGGAAGTACTGGTGCGGGCGCCTGGTATTGTAGAACAGGGGAATAACCTCCAGTTAAAAGGAAAAACAGTAACCGTTTTAATGGATGGCCGGTACACCAATATGAGCGGGGAAGACCTGAAAAACATGCTCAATGCAATGCCTGCCAACCGCATTGAAAGAATTGAGCTCATGCCCAATCCTTCCGCCAGGTACGATGCGCAGGGAGGTTCCATCATCAACATCATAATGGCCAAAAACACCAAACTAGGCGTCAATGGATCTGCTACACTCGGAGGCCGTGCCGGAAAATATGGCTCCTGGAATACCGGCCTTTCACTCAACTACCGCAGTAAGAAGGTAAATGTCTATGGCAGCTATGATTACCTCAATAACCAGCAATTCAATGAAAGCAGCTTCAACCGTTTTATAAACAACGGCAAGCACATTGCCGATAATGTCTATGGAACAGATCAGCGTAGTAGTCATTCCATAAAGGCCGGACTGGATTATGACCTTAACAAACGCAATTCATTCGGTATCCTCATAAAAGGGTTGATCAATAACATTGACAAAACATCCGGCACCCGTTCTATGGCTGATTATACCGACGTTGACAATGATTCCCTCTCTATGGTAGTTGCCAATGGCAAAGCCCGTTACATCATTCCTTCTGTAAACCTGTATTATAAAGCCATCCTGGACACTGCCGGGAAAGAAGTAAGGTTCAATGCCGACTACTTCAGCTACAATAAAAAATGGAATGATCATTTCACAACCAGGTATTTTGATCCCCGGGGCGCTGAATATGATGCGAAGCTGTTAAGGGCCGATGCGCCAGCCACCAACGATATTAAATCCTTCTCCATTGACTATAAGCAACCAATAAAAAAGGGTAGCCTGGAAGTAGGGACCAAAATATCACAGGCCACTACCGACAATGATGCCGTGTGGGAGCAGGGCCGGAACGGAACATGGGCAAAAGATTTCGGTAAGACCAATCACTTCATCTACAAGGAAAATGTGTATGCGGCTTATGTGAACGTAAACAAGGAGTTCAAAAAAATAAGCCTCATGATGGGCGTGAGGGCCGAGCAAACACATACCGAAGGAACATCAGTGACCTCACAACAAACCAACAAGAACAAATACCTCAACTTCTTTCCCAATATGGCTATTCAATACAATGCTGCTAAAGACCACCTGTTTGCTTTCTCTTATCGCCAAAGCATAGAGCGCTATAAATACGACATTGTAAATCCTTTTATCGTATACAAAAGCCAGTACAGTTACTACCAGGGTAATCCTTACCTCAATCCCGGTATCCAACACAACTTTGAGCTGTCTTATGTGTACAACAATGAATTGTTTACGACGCTTACCTATTCCCGATTTGAAGATGTGCTCACAAATATCTACCGTAAAGACAGTACTTCCCCGGCTGTGATCAATACCTGGGACAACCTCAGCAGCGCCGATTATATGGAAGCCGCTGTTTCACATTCAAAATCCCTGTTCAATAACAAATGGATGACCAATAACACAGTTGCCGTATCCTATGCAAAATTCAATGCGCCTGCCGGTTCTGATCTCAACAATGCTAAAGTAACTACCATTCTCAGCAGTGATAATACCATCCTCTTACCCAAAGGATATAAAGTACAGGTATCGGCTGTTTATTTCTCCCCGATGGCGCTGGGTGTAGTAAGTTATAAGTCACGTTTCAACATGAACCTTGGTATGTCTAAAACAGTATTGGAAAACAAGGGCACCATTGCGTTAAGTGTCAGTGATCTGTTCAATACCTATAATTCTACATTCACGGTGGCATCTTTTGGCATACAGTCAACAAACTATGTCAAACCCGAAACCCGCTTTGTAAAACTGACCTTCACATACCGTTTTGGCAACAAAAATGTAAAAGCCAATGCCAACCGCAAAACCAGCATCGAAAACGAAAGCCGCAGAATGCAATAA
- a CDS encoding erythromycin esterase family protein, whose amino-acid sequence MIKNIITIVSLCVMLTGATLNTTAQQITQAAKDSARTWVQQHQSSVDISTFQAFKQQMKPILNNMAASQVVGLGEGTHGTSEFQTVRTWITRYLCEEKGFTVVCLENSYGWCVELNKYIQTGVGNLDTLMQQNLLGMWQNAEIKELLQWMQQYNQTHSNKLQLAGIDYSETSTNARIIQAITGRLNNPALAAMVDTLLMRAHFMDAAYADMNASKPSYQWKDILDNGVKAYEVTLRIKATLDSLKPQLQQQLTGTAIQTVYTTLYNCELAYYSIYRPVKERKEASRDEAMANMVRRISEQQNSAKAVVWAHNAHLAKERIFGDESNGGGTGMYLNEYFPGNYRVIGTGTAGGTYSSTTDRFIVNTSRFKSDSLTNAINNSWEELLRSMDNKACFIDTRDKQYPLPALPLRFTGYGRSDKKDFVAGRINKLFDGFIFIPVTQATHIMQ is encoded by the coding sequence ATGATTAAGAACATCATTACAATCGTAAGCTTATGCGTCATGCTCACAGGCGCCACTCTTAACACAACAGCTCAGCAAATTACACAGGCTGCTAAAGACAGTGCCCGCACATGGGTACAGCAACACCAATCGTCTGTAGATATCAGTACTTTCCAGGCATTTAAACAGCAAATGAAACCAATACTCAATAACATGGCTGCTTCGCAAGTGGTTGGATTGGGAGAAGGTACCCATGGCACCAGTGAATTTCAAACAGTGCGTACCTGGATTACCCGCTATCTCTGTGAGGAAAAAGGTTTTACAGTCGTGTGCCTCGAAAACAGTTATGGCTGGTGTGTAGAACTTAATAAATACATACAAACCGGTGTGGGCAACCTGGATACGCTCATGCAACAAAACCTGCTGGGTATGTGGCAGAATGCGGAAATAAAAGAATTGTTGCAATGGATGCAGCAATACAACCAAACGCATAGCAACAAACTTCAGTTGGCAGGCATTGATTATTCAGAAACTTCTACCAACGCGCGCATCATACAGGCAATCACCGGCAGGTTGAATAATCCTGCTCTTGCCGCTATGGTGGATACCCTGCTGATGCGGGCGCACTTTATGGATGCTGCCTACGCGGATATGAATGCATCCAAACCTTCTTATCAATGGAAAGATATCCTGGACAACGGCGTCAAAGCGTATGAAGTGACCCTGCGTATAAAAGCAACACTTGATAGCCTGAAGCCCCAACTGCAGCAGCAATTGACCGGCACGGCCATACAAACAGTATATACCACTTTATACAACTGTGAGCTGGCTTATTATAGTATCTACAGGCCGGTAAAAGAACGCAAAGAAGCCTCCCGCGATGAAGCCATGGCCAATATGGTGCGGCGGATATCGGAACAACAAAATAGTGCTAAAGCAGTAGTATGGGCCCACAATGCACACCTGGCCAAAGAGCGGATCTTTGGCGATGAAAGCAATGGAGGTGGTACCGGTATGTACCTGAATGAATATTTTCCCGGCAATTATAGGGTAATTGGAACAGGCACAGCGGGAGGAACTTATAGTAGCACTACCGACCGTTTTATCGTCAATACCAGTCGCTTTAAAAGCGATTCCCTTACCAATGCTATCAATAACTCCTGGGAAGAGCTGTTAAGATCCATGGATAATAAAGCATGCTTTATTGATACCCGTGATAAACAATATCCTCTTCCGGCCTTACCATTGCGTTTTACCGGTTATGGACGTTCTGATAAAAAGGACTTTGTAGCAGGCAGGATCAACAAACTGTTTGATGGTTTCATTTTCATTCCGGTTACCCAGGCCACCCATATCATGCAATAG
- the dinB gene encoding DNA polymerase IV: MSFTPQRIIAHFDLDAFFVSVECVNNPSLKGKPLLVGGRERGVVAACSYEARKYGIHSAMPMKTALRLCPHAIVTNNSRGDYSKYSRIVTNIIADKAPLFEKASIDEFYLDLTGMDKYFQPYQWTIDLRQEIIDKTQLPISFALASNKMIAKIATDAAKPNGYLHIPFGKEKEFLAPLTVNKIPGVGTHTYDALKAIGIYTIKDLSEQSPDILEKRFGKYGLELWNKSQGIHHGEVTPYYESKSISTENTFEENLTDVNRLMTELVHMTERVAYELRQDNKTAGCIAVKIRYPDFETTSKQTTIPYTFYDDELIPKAKELFHKLWRKGQPIRLMGVRLSELTDEAVQTNLFTDTEKKNGLYKAIDDVKNRFGKYAITKATGK; this comes from the coding sequence ATGTCCTTCACACCACAACGCATTATAGCGCACTTCGACCTTGATGCATTCTTCGTTTCTGTAGAATGCGTCAATAATCCTTCCCTGAAGGGGAAACCCTTGCTGGTGGGTGGACGGGAGCGGGGAGTAGTGGCGGCCTGTAGCTATGAAGCCCGCAAATATGGCATTCATTCTGCCATGCCCATGAAAACGGCCCTGCGGCTTTGCCCGCATGCCATTGTGACCAACAACAGCCGGGGCGATTACAGCAAATATTCCCGGATCGTTACCAACATCATTGCAGATAAGGCCCCTTTATTTGAAAAGGCCTCCATTGATGAATTCTACCTCGACCTTACCGGGATGGATAAATACTTCCAGCCTTACCAGTGGACCATTGATCTGCGGCAGGAGATCATTGACAAAACACAATTGCCCATCTCCTTTGCGCTGGCTTCCAATAAAATGATCGCTAAAATTGCCACCGATGCCGCCAAGCCCAATGGCTACCTCCACATTCCCTTTGGCAAGGAGAAAGAGTTCCTGGCGCCGTTGACCGTCAATAAAATTCCCGGCGTGGGTACCCATACCTATGATGCCCTTAAAGCCATTGGTATTTATACCATTAAAGATCTGAGTGAGCAATCGCCCGATATTTTGGAGAAACGCTTCGGCAAATATGGTCTTGAGCTTTGGAACAAGTCACAGGGCATCCACCATGGTGAAGTGACGCCGTATTATGAATCCAAATCCATCTCCACCGAAAATACCTTTGAAGAGAACTTGACCGACGTCAACCGGTTAATGACCGAGCTGGTGCACATGACAGAGCGGGTAGCTTACGAACTGCGGCAGGATAACAAGACTGCTGGCTGTATAGCCGTCAAAATACGCTACCCCGATTTTGAGACCACCTCCAAACAAACCACCATTCCCTATACCTTCTACGATGATGAACTTATCCCCAAAGCTAAAGAGCTGTTTCACAAGCTTTGGCGCAAAGGCCAGCCCATACGCCTCATGGGTGTAAGGCTCAGTGAGCTGACCGATGAAGCCGTCCAGACCAATCTCTTTACCGACACTGAAAAAAAGAACGGCCTCTATAAAGCCATTGATGACGTGAAAAACCGCTTCGGAAAATATGCTATTACCAAGGCTACTGGTAAGTAA
- a CDS encoding Crp/Fnr family transcriptional regulator has protein sequence MEQELALLRKQIFALHPLSEAEWTDFSAIWQPVQYKRKTILTTAGETERYLYFVTEGVQRAFYLDDKHPEATVVFSYAPSFSGIVDSFLTQQPSRYFLETLTASKMLRTSYQQVQQLMDQYHNIERWVRLSVSWVMMGLLERQIELLSYSAEEKFRILLKRSPHVLQLIPHKYLASYMGIDASTFSKLMASVRI, from the coding sequence ATGGAGCAGGAACTGGCTTTATTGCGCAAGCAGATCTTTGCATTGCATCCTTTATCGGAAGCAGAATGGACTGATTTTTCGGCCATCTGGCAGCCAGTGCAATATAAACGCAAAACCATTCTCACTACCGCCGGCGAAACCGAGCGTTACCTGTATTTTGTAACGGAAGGTGTGCAAAGGGCTTTTTATCTTGATGATAAGCATCCCGAGGCTACGGTTGTTTTCAGTTATGCACCCTCCTTTTCCGGTATTGTAGACTCGTTCCTTACCCAACAGCCTTCCCGCTATTTCCTGGAAACACTGACTGCCAGCAAGATGCTGCGCACCTCTTACCAGCAGGTGCAGCAACTGATGGACCAGTATCATAATATTGAACGGTGGGTACGGCTGTCTGTTTCCTGGGTGATGATGGGCTTGCTGGAAAGACAGATCGAATTACTGAGTTATAGTGCAGAAGAAAAGTTCAGGATCCTGCTGAAACGGAGCCCGCATGTATTGCAACTGATACCGCATAAGTACCTGGCTTCGTATATGGGAATTGACGCCAGCACGTTCAGCAAATTGATGGCGAGTGTGCGGATATAG
- a CDS encoding sensor histidine kinase, which translates to MLKRLQLQKGQVLQFPFIYELSVWLICVCIFKYSYLLDMARLPNPQYDNFPHPELILFAIGLTVYVIPFYHWIVPGLLQQKRNGWLPVAIILYFGIVCKISNWLVSLVFYKLVSQPELKAFYGSCFELATRLLRRPFGWAPNTLFADIIAFLSVSFIWYAYENERKKHLLEKDNLVLQLESLKAQLHPHFLFNTLNNIYGMSLTGNKETPAFILRLSDMMRFILYDCQQNQVALEKDIAFLENYLEMEKRRYPAADIEFTVQGDAGSQQIAPLLFIQFLENSFKHGAHRLNDTGFIHGSLTVEAGSLTFELRNDVFAPSPAPLLKGRGEEPRYGGVGISNVRKRLALYYPGKHTLAINAGNNIFEVKLTLSLQ; encoded by the coding sequence ATGTTAAAGCGACTACAATTACAGAAAGGCCAGGTGCTACAATTCCCTTTCATTTATGAGCTATCAGTGTGGCTGATCTGCGTATGTATTTTTAAATACAGCTATTTACTGGATATGGCCAGGCTGCCTAATCCCCAATATGATAATTTCCCCCATCCCGAACTGATCCTGTTTGCCATAGGCCTCACTGTATATGTTATTCCCTTTTACCACTGGATAGTGCCCGGCCTGCTTCAGCAGAAAAGGAACGGGTGGCTGCCGGTGGCGATTATTTTGTATTTCGGCATTGTATGCAAGATCAGTAACTGGCTGGTATCGCTGGTATTTTACAAGCTGGTATCGCAACCTGAACTGAAAGCATTTTATGGAAGCTGTTTTGAGCTTGCTACACGGCTGCTACGAAGGCCATTTGGATGGGCCCCCAATACTTTATTTGCTGATATTATCGCCTTTTTGTCGGTAAGTTTTATCTGGTACGCCTATGAAAATGAACGCAAGAAACACCTGCTGGAAAAAGACAATCTTGTATTGCAACTGGAATCATTGAAGGCGCAATTGCACCCGCATTTCCTGTTCAATACCCTGAATAATATTTACGGGATGAGCCTTACCGGCAATAAGGAAACGCCTGCCTTTATTTTGCGCCTGTCGGATATGATGCGTTTTATTTTGTACGATTGCCAGCAAAACCAGGTAGCGCTGGAAAAGGATATTGCCTTCCTGGAAAATTACCTGGAGATGGAGAAGCGACGGTACCCGGCAGCGGATATTGAGTTTACAGTGCAGGGTGATGCCGGCAGTCAGCAAATAGCGCCCCTCCTGTTTATCCAGTTTCTGGAAAACAGTTTTAAGCATGGCGCTCACCGGTTGAATGATACCGGCTTTATACATGGTTCCTTAACGGTAGAAGCAGGCTCCCTGACGTTTGAGCTTCGCAACGATGTGTTTGCCCCATCCCCGGCCCCTCTCCTAAAGGGGAGGGGGGAAGAGCCGCGATATGGGGGTGTGGGCATTAGTAATGTACGGAAACGCCTGGCGCTTTATTACCCCGGAAAACATACGCTTGCGATCAACGCCGGTAATAATATATTTGAAGTGAAACTTACCCTATCATTACAATAG
- a CDS encoding LytR/AlgR family response regulator transcription factor: MTNHEHTGPVIRCLIADDELIAHQILEQYILQTPGLLLVAKCRNALEAFAKLEQHTIDLIFLDIEMPLVNGITFLKTLSNPPRVIFTTAYADYALEGYDLNVTDYLLKPFSYERFSKAIDKVRQLMHTSGNAETGDEQDYLLIKEKEGLMKIAHADIVYVEASRDYMKIFTVQGSHLVHLTMKKLEELLPASQFVRTHKSFIVALRQIKSLKPDNVVLANKVNVPVSAGYSEQVMERFKRS, from the coding sequence ATGACCAATCATGAACATACAGGGCCTGTGATCCGGTGCCTGATTGCCGATGATGAGCTGATCGCCCACCAGATATTAGAACAGTATATTTTACAAACACCGGGTTTGCTGCTGGTAGCCAAGTGCCGGAATGCACTGGAGGCTTTTGCCAAACTGGAGCAGCATACGATTGACCTTATTTTCCTGGATATCGAGATGCCATTGGTGAACGGGATTACTTTCCTTAAAACACTGAGCAATCCGCCCCGGGTTATTTTCACCACCGCTTATGCCGATTATGCCCTGGAAGGGTATGACCTGAATGTAACAGATTACCTGCTGAAGCCTTTTTCTTATGAACGGTTTAGTAAGGCAATTGATAAGGTGCGGCAATTGATGCATACTTCCGGTAATGCGGAAACCGGTGACGAGCAGGATTATCTGTTGATCAAAGAGAAAGAAGGATTGATGAAGATCGCGCATGCTGATATTGTTTATGTGGAAGCATCGCGCGATTATATGAAGATTTTCACGGTGCAGGGGAGTCACCTGGTGCATCTTACGATGAAGAAGCTGGAAGAGCTGTTGCCCGCCAGCCAGTTTGTGCGTACGCATAAATCATTTATCGTGGCCCTGCGGCAGATCAAGAGCCTGAAGCCCGATAATGTGGTGCTGGCCAATAAGGTGAACGTGCCGGTGAGTGCAGGATATAGCGAGCAGGTGATGGAAAGGTTTAAGAGATCATGA